The genome window TGTAGGCGTCGGTGACCTCCTGGGGCACGGTGACACCGTTGGTGGCGGCCTCGTCGGTGATCTGCTTCCAGATGGCGTCGATGGCCAGCACGTCCTGGGCGGCCTCGAGCTGCGCGACCGGGGCGGCGGTGGTGTCACTCGGGGCGGTGCGCTCGGTGGGGCCGGAGGTCAGGCCCAGCTTGGCGGAGCAGGAGGGCCATGCGCCCCAACCCTGGCCGGCGAGCACGCGCTCGCCGACGACGATCTGCTCTTCACGGGTGGCCTGGTAGGCGTAGGGGGCGAACTCCTGGCCGCCGTAGGCGTTCCAGGTGCTCGGGGAGAACTGGAGACCACCGTGGTAACCGTTGCCGGTGTTGATGGACCAGTTGCCACCGGACTCACACTCGGCCAGGCGGTCCCAGTCGGAGTCCGGGGCGGCGGTGGCGGCCGGGGCCAGGGCGGCGCCCAGGCCGGCGACGGCGATGCCGGCGACGGCAAGTCGCTTGGTGGAGGTCAGTCGGGTGGGGGTGCTGTGTCGTCCCATGATGCCTTTTCGTTCCTTCCGGTCCGACGGGTCGGTATTCCGTGTCAGTGGCTGACCCGTGGATTCCGTCGATGTCTCGGTGTATCTGCGGTGTGGACGGGGTTGCCCCTGTCCGGTTCGTTGGACAGCGTATCTGTTGGTCACGATTTAGTCACGCTCTTGTCACAATCTGACCGCACTTTCCGGGGTTTTCGGGGCGCGAGACCGTTCTGAGACCTTTTCGGTGGTGGGCGGCGTCGGGCCGTCCGGCGGCGGCGGAATCTGGAAGAGTGCCTGTTCAGAGCACCTGTTATCATTCCGTGCTCATGTTGTGACCAAATCGTGACCTTGCAGGAGGGGCGATCAGTGTGACGTTCGTCACAATTGGCCGAGGATGGGACTGCTGTTTCCCCTGTGACTGTTGCTAGAGTGAGCTCTTCCCCGCTGACCGCGGGGACGGGAGTATCAGCTGCAATGACACAGGAGGATCCATGCCTACCGGCAAGGTCAAGTGGTTCGACACCGACAAGGGATTCGGTTTCGTCTCGAACCCCGGACAGGATGACGTCTACGTGGGACGCCAGGTACTGCCCGAGGGCGTCTCAGAGCTTGTCCCCGGCCAGCGCATCGAATACGACGTTGCCTCGGGCCTGCGCGGGAAGGCCCCCGAGGCACTGCGCATCACCGTGCTCGACCAGGGGCCCCGTCGCGCCGCCCACCGCTACCCGCCGGAGAAACTGCACGGTCTCGTCCAGGACACGGTCTCCCTGCTGGAGACCCGCGTCCAACCCGCCCTGGAATCCGGTCGCCGTCCCGGACGCAAGGAAGGCCACCAGATCGCCGAGATCCTGCGGACCATCGCCCGCGAACTCGACGCCTGAGCCACGACCGGGGGCAGGGGGACAGGGCCTAGGCGAGGTCCTCAGGGGAGATCGACCAGACCGCGGCCACCGGTTCCTCCTCCTCGCCAGAGCTGTCGATGAGGAGGGACTGGATCTCCACCACGGTCAGTCGCGGGTGGTTTCCGTCCTCGTCCTCCAACTCTGAGGATCCCTGCAGGGTGATCTCCGTCATCTCGTTGGCGGTATAGGTGTTCTCGGTGTTCGCCGCCGGATCGTCGAAGATCTGGACGAGGTTCCAGTCATGGTTGTAGATCTCGGAGGGGAGCCTGAGGGTGATCTCCCCGTCCGACGGGAAATCGACGAGGGAGGATGCGTCACCGGCACAGTCGGCGTCATCGAAGGAACACACCGAGTACGGGGCCAGCTCCACCTCGCCGTCGGCGGTGACCACGGTGACCCGCAGGTCCTGCGGGGCGGTCTGTCCGCGGGAGTCCTGCCATTTCTGGTACCCCAGCACGATCCCCGCCACCGCGACCACCAGGACCACGATGCCGAGGAAGGTGAACAGCTGGGTACGTTGGGCGGCTTTGCGCCGCTGTTTTTTCGTACTCGCCTTCGCGGCTGTTGCGGTGGTCGCCTCGGCGTGCTCGTCGGACATGTGGCCTGCTTTCCCGTACCGGTCAGGAGCGTGACCGGGCGCGGCCGATGAGGGAACCCACACCGACACCACGCGACGCCGCGATCACATTGACGAAGAACACTGTACCGGTGGCAGCTAGGACAGCCATACCCACGGTGAGCTCGGTCGGCAGCAGCAGCCCCAGTGTTCCGCCGAACACCCAGGACAGCTGCAGGGTCGTCTCCGAGAGACCGAAGGCGGACGCCTGCGCCGCCGGGTCCAGGTTCTCCTGGATGGTGGCATCCAGACAGGACTTCGAGATCGCGCTGCCCAGGGACAGCACCAGAGTCGCCACCGCCGCCGTCGGCACCCCATCGAACACCGCGGCCACCACGACCGCGGACAGTGACGCGACAGCCAGCATGATCACCGTGGTCCTCGGTCGGGGGAACCGGACCCGTGACCCCACGGCGTTGCCCAGGAAGGTACCCACACCGCCGGCGGCACCGACCACACCGAGCAGCGCCAGCTGCTCGGTCCCCGACAGGTGGTCGGAGGACTTCGCCACGAAAGCGACATAGATGGTCATGAACCCGGTCCCCAGTCGCTGCAGCGACGTTCCCCACATCGCCGTGCGGGTCGCGTCCGGAAAGCGGACGGTCATCGACCGTCGCCACTGTCCCATGAACGACGGCGGTGCGGCCGGGACCGCCATCGGACGGGTGCCTGCGGTCGCCGGCATCACCTCGGTCGGCGCGTCCTCCGGGGCGAAGGGATCGGCGAAGATCTCGTCACCCCGGCTCTCCGCGGCGTCCGGGATCAGCCCGCACAGGTAGATCCCCGCCAGGGCGACGACCAGCAGCAGCCACAGGGCGGCCCGCGGGTCGAAGACGAAGGCCACTGCGGCGGCGAGCGCGCCGACCAGCGCGGAGCCACCGATGTGACCGGTGATCATCAACCGGGCGTTCGCCCGCACCAGGTCGAGCCCCTCGGGTGCCAGGCGAGGCGTCACCGAGGATTTCAGTACCCCGTAGGACTTCGACAGGACGAGCATCCCCAGCGCCGCCGGGTACAGCAGCCAGGAGTCGAAGTTCTGCAGCAGCACCGCCG of Corynebacterium terpenotabidum Y-11 contains these proteins:
- a CDS encoding resuscitation-promoting factor Rpf1 domain-containing protein translates to MGRHSTPTRLTSTKRLAVAGIAVAGLGAALAPAATAAPDSDWDRLAECESGGNWSINTGNGYHGGLQFSPSTWNAYGGQEFAPYAYQATREEQIVVGERVLAGQGWGAWPSCSAKLGLTSGPTERTAPSDTTAAPVAQLEAAQDVLAIDAIWKQITDEAATNGVTVPQEVTDAYNANRHDLNDQYNAAVEEFAAAQ
- a CDS encoding cold-shock protein, with the translated sequence MPTGKVKWFDTDKGFGFVSNPGQDDVYVGRQVLPEGVSELVPGQRIEYDVASGLRGKAPEALRITVLDQGPRRAAHRYPPEKLHGLVQDTVSLLETRVQPALESGRRPGRKEGHQIAEILRTIARELDA
- a CDS encoding DUF2771 domain-containing protein → MSDEHAEATTATAAKASTKKQRRKAAQRTQLFTFLGIVVLVVAVAGIVLGYQKWQDSRGQTAPQDLRVTVVTADGEVELAPYSVCSFDDADCAGDASSLVDFPSDGEITLRLPSEIYNHDWNLVQIFDDPAANTENTYTANEMTEITLQGSSELEDEDGNHPRLTVVEIQSLLIDSSGEEEEPVAAVWSISPEDLA
- a CDS encoding MFS transporter, which codes for MGSDVRPLPNRLAHRLTAKVYGMLGADGARESGLTALMYATIANFAVDAVLAVSLAGTLFFSATTGESKGSVAAYLLVTIAPFAVLAPVIGPLLDGIRTGRRTAMSLTFAARVVLAAVLLQNFDSWLLYPAALGMLVLSKSYGVLKSSVTPRLAPEGLDLVRANARLMITGHIGGSALVGALAAAVAFVFDPRAALWLLLVVALAGIYLCGLIPDAAESRGDEIFADPFAPEDAPTEVMPATAGTRPMAVPAAPPSFMGQWRRSMTVRFPDATRTAMWGTSLQRLGTGFMTIYVAFVAKSSDHLSGTEQLALLGVVGAAGGVGTFLGNAVGSRVRFPRPRTTVIMLAVASLSAVVVAAVFDGVPTAAVATLVLSLGSAISKSCLDATIQENLDPAAQASAFGLSETTLQLSWVFGGTLGLLLPTELTVGMAVLAATGTVFFVNVIAASRGVGVGSLIGRARSRS